The proteins below come from a single Serratia fonticola genomic window:
- the glgP gene encoding glycogen phosphorylase → MTSPFSYTSPTVSVEALKHSIAYKLMFIVGKDPAIATQHDWLNAVLFAVRDRMVERWLRSNRAQLSQDVRQVYYLSMEFLLGRTLSNALLSMGIYQDIEDALDEMGLNLSELLEEENDPGLGNGGLGRLAACFLDSLATLALPGRGYGIRYEYGMFKQNIVDGQQMESPDYWLEYGNPWEFPRHNTRYKVRFGGRVQQEGAKARWVETEEIIAIAYDQVIPGFDTDATNTLRLWSAQASNEINLGKFNQGDYFAAVEDKNHSENVSRVLYPDDSTYSGRELRLRQEYFLVSATTQDILNRHWTMHKTFDNLADKIAIHLNDTHPVLSIPELMHLLIDEHKFSWLDAWEVVEKVFSYTNHTLMSEALETWPVDMLGKILPRHLQLIFEINDHFLKQVKQVVPGDNQLLARVSIIDETNGRRVRMAWLAVVASHKVNGVSALHSELMVQSLFADFARVFPDRFCNKTNGVTPRRWLGLANRPLSKVLDDSIGHNWRTDLSQLGEIKANADYPSFLQAVQAAKRQNKERLAAYIAKKLNVVVNPDALFDVQIKRIHEYKRQLLNVLHVITRYNRLLQDPDAKRVPRVVIFAGKAASAYYAAKQIIRLINDVAKVINNDPRVHDDLKVVFIPNYGVSLAQMIIPAADLSEQISLAGTEASGTSNMKFALNGALTIGTLDGANVEMLEHVGEENIFIFGNTADQVEALRRDGYNPRQYYEQDEELHLALTQIATGAFSPEEPKRYSSLFDSLVNLGDHYQLLADYRSYVDTQDKVDEVYLNQDDWTKRAILNIANMGYFSSDRTIQEYADEIWNIKPIKL, encoded by the coding sequence ATGACTTCACCGTTTAGTTACACCTCACCCACGGTCAGTGTTGAAGCGCTGAAACATTCCATCGCCTATAAACTGATGTTTATTGTCGGTAAGGATCCGGCTATCGCCACCCAGCACGACTGGCTTAATGCCGTGTTGTTTGCGGTGCGCGACAGGATGGTGGAACGTTGGTTGCGATCCAATCGCGCCCAGCTTTCACAAGATGTCCGGCAGGTGTATTACCTGTCGATGGAGTTTCTGCTTGGCCGTACGCTGTCGAATGCGCTGTTATCTATGGGGATTTACCAGGATATTGAGGACGCACTCGATGAGATGGGCCTGAATCTGAGTGAACTGCTTGAGGAAGAGAACGATCCTGGCCTGGGCAATGGCGGTCTGGGTCGATTGGCTGCCTGCTTCCTGGATTCGTTGGCCACGCTGGCGCTGCCTGGCCGGGGTTACGGTATCCGCTATGAATATGGCATGTTCAAGCAGAACATCGTCGATGGCCAACAGATGGAGTCGCCGGATTATTGGCTGGAATACGGCAACCCGTGGGAATTCCCGCGCCACAATACCCGCTATAAAGTGCGTTTTGGTGGCCGCGTTCAGCAGGAAGGGGCGAAGGCCCGCTGGGTGGAAACCGAAGAGATTATCGCCATCGCCTACGATCAGGTGATCCCAGGCTTCGATACCGATGCCACCAACACGCTGCGTTTGTGGAGCGCTCAGGCCAGTAATGAAATCAACCTGGGTAAGTTCAACCAGGGGGATTATTTTGCCGCCGTGGAAGATAAAAACCACTCAGAGAACGTCTCGCGCGTGCTCTATCCCGATGACTCCACCTATTCCGGGCGTGAGCTGCGCCTGCGGCAGGAGTATTTCCTGGTTTCAGCCACTACCCAGGACATCCTCAACCGCCATTGGACGATGCACAAAACCTTCGACAATCTGGCCGACAAGATTGCCATCCACCTCAATGATACCCACCCGGTGTTGTCGATCCCTGAGCTGATGCACCTGCTGATTGATGAGCACAAATTCAGCTGGCTGGATGCCTGGGAAGTGGTGGAAAAGGTATTCTCCTATACCAACCACACCTTGATGAGCGAAGCGCTGGAAACCTGGCCGGTTGATATGCTGGGCAAGATCCTGCCGCGCCACTTACAGCTGATTTTCGAAATCAACGATCATTTCCTCAAGCAGGTTAAGCAAGTGGTGCCGGGCGATAATCAATTGCTGGCAAGGGTCTCTATCATTGATGAAACCAACGGGCGCAGGGTGCGAATGGCGTGGTTGGCCGTGGTCGCCAGCCATAAGGTGAATGGCGTCTCGGCGCTGCACTCCGAACTGATGGTACAGTCCCTGTTTGCCGATTTTGCTCGCGTATTCCCCGATCGCTTCTGCAATAAAACCAACGGGGTCACGCCGCGCCGCTGGCTGGGGTTGGCTAACCGGCCGCTGTCCAAAGTGCTGGATGACAGTATTGGCCATAACTGGCGTACCGATCTCAGCCAGCTTGGCGAAATCAAGGCGAATGCGGATTACCCGAGCTTCTTGCAGGCCGTACAGGCTGCCAAACGGCAGAACAAAGAGCGGCTGGCGGCGTATATCGCGAAAAAGCTCAACGTGGTGGTGAACCCCGACGCATTATTCGACGTACAGATCAAACGGATCCACGAATATAAGCGGCAACTGCTGAACGTATTGCATGTGATCACGCGTTATAACCGTCTGCTGCAAGATCCTGATGCCAAACGTGTACCGCGCGTAGTGATCTTTGCGGGTAAAGCGGCTTCTGCCTACTATGCCGCCAAACAGATCATCCGCTTGATCAACGACGTAGCGAAGGTGATCAACAACGATCCGCGAGTGCATGATGATTTGAAGGTGGTGTTTATCCCTAACTACGGGGTGAGCCTGGCCCAGATGATCATTCCGGCGGCCGATCTCTCCGAGCAGATCTCGCTGGCCGGGACCGAGGCTTCGGGCACCAGTAACATGAAGTTTGCTCTCAACGGTGCCTTGACCATCGGCACGCTGGACGGGGCCAACGTCGAAATGTTGGAACACGTGGGCGAAGAGAATATCTTTATCTTTGGCAATACCGCCGATCAGGTGGAAGCGCTGCGCCGCGATGGGTATAACCCACGTCAGTATTACGAGCAGGATGAAGAGTTGCATCTGGCTTTGACGCAGATCGCTACCGGTGCGTTCAGCCCTGAAGAGCCCAAGCGCTACAGCAGCCTGTTCGATTCACTGGTCAATCTTGGCGACCACTATCAGCTGTTGGCCGATTATCGCAGCTATGTGGATACGCAAGATAAGGTGGATGAGGTGTATCTCAATCAGGACGACTGGACCAAACGCGCGATACTCAATATCGCCAACATGGGCTACTTCTCTTCCGACCGCACGATCCAGGAGTACGCGGACGAAATTTGGAATATCAAACCGATAAAGCTGTAA
- the glgA gene encoding glycogen synthase GlgA: MQVLHVCSEMFPLLKTGGLADVVGALPTAQIAAGADVRVLLPAFPDVRNGIPDTVLVAEIDSFAGRVGLRYGTYHGVGVYLIDAPWLYDRPGSPYHDQSMYAYPDNHRRFALLGWMACELAKGLDHYWRPKLVHAHDWHAGLACAYLAANGHPARSIFTVHNLAYQGLFSAHHMAELWLPSSFLNIYGLEFYGQMSFLKAGLYYADHITAVSPTYAREITQPEFGYGMEGLLQERQRQGRLSGILNGVDDKIWDPSHDARLAARYDADSLKNKAKNKVHLQKAMGLQVDESLPLFAVVSRLTNQKGLDLVLEALPALLEQGGQLVLLGAGDAVLQQAFLAAAADYPEQVGVQIGYHDAFSHRIIGGADVILVPSRFEPCGLTQLYGLKYGTLPLVRRTGGLADTVVDCALENLADGTASGFVFDDCNAVALGNAIRRALVLWSRPRHWHHVQRHAMSLDFGWQVAAKEYLSLYQRLL, from the coding sequence ATGCAGGTTTTACACGTATGTTCCGAGATGTTCCCACTGCTTAAAACCGGCGGGCTTGCAGACGTGGTTGGCGCATTACCGACGGCGCAGATTGCCGCAGGAGCTGATGTTCGGGTGCTATTACCGGCTTTTCCTGACGTGCGCAACGGTATCCCGGACACGGTATTGGTTGCCGAGATCGACTCTTTTGCCGGGCGCGTAGGCCTGCGTTATGGTACCTATCATGGCGTGGGCGTTTACCTGATCGATGCCCCCTGGTTGTATGACCGACCGGGCAGCCCGTACCACGATCAGTCGATGTACGCCTATCCTGACAACCACCGCCGTTTTGCCTTGCTGGGCTGGATGGCCTGCGAGCTGGCGAAGGGGTTGGATCATTACTGGCGGCCAAAACTGGTCCATGCTCACGACTGGCATGCTGGCTTGGCCTGCGCTTATCTGGCGGCGAATGGCCACCCGGCACGCTCGATCTTCACCGTACACAATCTGGCCTATCAGGGGCTATTCTCCGCCCACCATATGGCGGAGCTGTGGTTGCCATCGTCATTCTTGAATATCTATGGCCTGGAGTTTTATGGCCAGATGTCTTTCCTGAAGGCAGGCCTGTACTACGCCGACCATATCACCGCCGTCAGCCCGACCTATGCGCGTGAAATCACCCAGCCGGAGTTTGGTTACGGGATGGAAGGGCTGCTCCAGGAGCGGCAGCGGCAAGGGCGGTTGAGCGGCATTCTCAACGGTGTTGATGACAAGATTTGGGACCCGTCGCACGATGCGCGCCTGGCGGCACGCTATGACGCCGACAGCCTGAAAAACAAGGCCAAGAACAAGGTTCATCTGCAAAAAGCCATGGGGCTGCAGGTGGATGAATCGTTGCCGCTGTTTGCAGTGGTCAGCCGTTTGACCAACCAGAAAGGGTTGGATCTGGTGCTGGAAGCCTTGCCAGCGTTGCTGGAACAAGGGGGGCAGTTGGTGCTGCTGGGGGCGGGGGATGCGGTATTGCAGCAGGCTTTCCTGGCCGCGGCGGCCGATTATCCGGAACAGGTCGGCGTGCAGATTGGCTACCACGATGCCTTCTCCCACCGCATTATCGGCGGAGCGGACGTGATCCTGGTGCCAAGCCGCTTTGAGCCTTGCGGGTTAACACAGCTTTATGGCCTGAAATATGGCACGTTGCCGCTGGTGCGCCGCACCGGTGGGTTGGCAGATACGGTGGTGGACTGTGCGCTGGAGAATTTGGCCGACGGCACTGCCAGCGGGTTTGTGTTTGATGATTGTAATGCTGTTGCCCTGGGCAATGCCATTCGGCGTGCTCTGGTGCTCTGGAGCAGGCCGAGGCATTGGCATCACGTACAACGCCACGCCATGAGTCTGGATTTTGGCTGGCAAGTCGCGGCAAAGGAATATCTGTCGCTTTATCAACGCTTGTTGTAA
- the glgC gene encoding glucose-1-phosphate adenylyltransferase translates to MVKHENKDPLMLARQLPNKSVALILAGGRGSRLKDLTSTRAKPAVHFGGKYRIIDFAMSNCLNSGIRRMGVITQYHSHTLVQHIQRGWSFLNEEMNEFVDLLPAQQRLSTEHWYKGTADAVYQNLDIIRRYEAEYVVILAGDHIYKMDYSRMLIDHVEKGAQCTVACIPVPRKEASEFGVMKVDDNDLILEFLEKPDNPPAMPGNPDMSLASMGIYIFNASYLFQLLEEDMSTPDSTHDFGKDLIPKITAQGAAWAHPFTLSCVGCGPNLPPYWRDVGTLEAYWRANLDLASVTPELDMYDRSWPIRTYMEPLPPAKFVQDRSGSHGMTMNSLVAGGCIVSGSVVVHSVLFSKVRVNSFCTIDSSVLLPDVNVGRSCRLRRCIIDRACHIPEGMVIGENAEEDSKRFYRSEEGIVLVTREMLAKL, encoded by the coding sequence ATGGTTAAGCACGAAAATAAAGACCCTCTGATGTTGGCGCGCCAACTGCCGAATAAATCCGTTGCCCTGATATTGGCAGGCGGCCGTGGCTCGCGTTTGAAAGATTTAACCTCTACCCGCGCCAAGCCAGCCGTTCACTTCGGTGGCAAGTACCGCATCATCGATTTTGCCATGTCCAACTGCCTGAACTCAGGGATCCGACGTATGGGGGTGATCACTCAGTATCATTCCCATACGCTGGTGCAGCATATTCAGCGGGGCTGGTCGTTCCTGAACGAAGAGATGAACGAGTTCGTCGATCTGCTGCCTGCTCAGCAGCGCCTCAGCACCGAACATTGGTACAAAGGCACCGCGGATGCGGTTTACCAGAACCTCGACATCATTCGCCGCTATGAAGCGGAATATGTGGTGATCCTGGCGGGTGACCATATTTATAAAATGGACTACTCGCGCATGCTGATCGACCACGTCGAGAAAGGGGCGCAGTGCACGGTGGCCTGTATTCCGGTACCGCGCAAGGAAGCCAGCGAGTTTGGCGTGATGAAGGTGGACGATAACGATCTGATCCTCGAATTCCTGGAGAAGCCAGACAATCCGCCGGCTATGCCTGGCAACCCGGATATGTCACTGGCCAGCATGGGCATCTATATTTTCAACGCCAGCTACCTCTTCCAACTGCTGGAAGAGGATATGTCGACCCCTGACTCCACCCACGATTTCGGTAAGGATCTGATCCCAAAAATTACCGCGCAGGGTGCTGCCTGGGCGCATCCATTTACGCTTTCCTGTGTGGGATGTGGTCCGAATCTACCACCGTATTGGCGTGATGTCGGGACCCTGGAAGCCTACTGGCGCGCCAACCTCGATCTGGCTTCGGTAACGCCTGAGCTGGATATGTACGACCGTTCCTGGCCGATCCGCACCTACATGGAGCCACTGCCACCGGCCAAATTTGTGCAAGACCGTTCCGGCAGCCATGGCATGACCATGAACTCGCTGGTGGCCGGCGGGTGCATTGTCTCCGGTTCGGTGGTGGTGCATTCGGTGCTGTTCTCGAAGGTGCGGGTGAACTCCTTCTGCACTATCGACTCTTCTGTATTACTGCCCGATGTCAACGTGGGCCGCTCCTGCCGCCTGCGCCGCTGCATTATCGATCGCGCCTGCCATATTCCCGAAGGCATGGTGATTGGTGAAAACGCCGAGGAAGACAGCAAGCGTTTTTACCGCTCGGAAGAGGGCATCGTGCTGGTAACGCGCGAAATGTTGGCAAAACTGTAG
- the glgX gene encoding glycogen debranching protein GlgX → MVELTPGLAAPLGAYYDGNGINFTLFSAHATQVELCLFDAQYRETRLPLPARSGDIWHGYLPGGELGQRYGFRVHGPFEPHLGLRFNANKLLLDPAARAVEGPVGDHVHLHGGYDQPDQQDSAPLMPKCVVIDESYDWQDDRPPATPWGKTVIYEAHVRGLTLTHPEIPAVLRGSFAALGHPAMIAYFKRLGITALELLPVQQHTTEPRLQRLGLINYWGYNVLAPFAPDNRYSSLSTGTTPLREFRDAVKALHRAGIEVILDVVFNHSAELDVDGPTLSLRGIDNPSYYWLTPDGGYDNLTGCGNTLRLDQPAGVAWVMDCLRFWVRECHVDGFRFDLGTVLGRTPAFDRDAPLFQAMLADDTLGRCKLIAEPWDIGPGGYQVGAFPGRFAEWNDHFRDDIRRFWLRGDLSLGQFAQRFAASSEVFNQRGRAPYVSINMLTAHDGFTLQDVVSFKEKHNQPNGEGNRDGSDQNFSCNHGVEGLIADETVLQRRQASQRALLATLLLAQGTPMLLAGDEHGNSQQGNNNAYCQDNVTTWLDWANADESLTAYTAALIRLRQQIPALQADRWWQEGDGSVQWLNAQGQPLSAQQWEQGDRCLQIRLSQRWLMVINATQQTVEMTLPEGDWQVVAPFTQEDSRAVLPAWCQVAHSLCVLVEKN, encoded by the coding sequence ATGGTAGAGCTGACGCCGGGTCTTGCCGCGCCTTTAGGGGCTTATTACGACGGTAATGGCATCAACTTTACCCTGTTTTCTGCGCATGCCACGCAGGTTGAGCTGTGCCTGTTCGATGCGCAATATCGTGAAACACGCCTGCCGTTGCCTGCCCGCAGCGGTGATATCTGGCATGGATATCTGCCAGGAGGCGAGTTGGGGCAGCGTTATGGTTTTCGGGTGCATGGCCCGTTTGAGCCGCATCTTGGGTTGCGCTTTAACGCTAACAAGCTGTTGCTCGATCCAGCTGCGCGGGCAGTCGAGGGGCCGGTTGGCGACCATGTGCATTTGCACGGGGGGTACGATCAACCGGACCAGCAAGACAGCGCCCCGTTGATGCCCAAATGCGTAGTGATCGACGAAAGCTACGATTGGCAAGACGATCGTCCGCCAGCCACCCCTTGGGGCAAAACGGTGATCTACGAAGCCCACGTCCGGGGGCTGACGTTAACGCACCCGGAGATCCCGGCCGTATTGCGTGGCAGCTTTGCCGCCCTTGGCCACCCGGCGATGATTGCCTACTTCAAGCGGTTGGGGATCACGGCGCTGGAGCTTTTGCCAGTGCAGCAGCACACCACGGAGCCGCGTTTGCAGCGCCTGGGGCTGATCAATTACTGGGGATACAACGTGCTGGCTCCTTTCGCGCCAGACAACCGTTACAGCAGTTTGAGCACCGGGACGACGCCGCTACGTGAGTTCCGCGACGCGGTGAAAGCGCTGCACCGGGCGGGGATCGAAGTGATCCTGGACGTGGTGTTCAACCACAGCGCAGAACTGGATGTGGATGGGCCAACGTTGTCGCTGCGCGGTATCGATAACCCCAGTTACTACTGGCTAACCCCTGACGGTGGCTACGATAACCTCACCGGCTGTGGCAATACGCTGCGGTTGGATCAGCCAGCGGGCGTGGCGTGGGTGATGGATTGCCTGCGCTTTTGGGTTCGGGAGTGCCATGTCGACGGTTTCCGCTTCGATCTTGGCACCGTGTTAGGCCGTACACCGGCGTTTGACCGCGATGCACCGCTGTTTCAGGCGATGCTGGCGGACGATACGCTGGGGCGCTGCAAACTGATCGCCGAGCCCTGGGACATTGGCCCGGGGGGCTATCAGGTTGGTGCGTTTCCCGGCCGTTTTGCTGAGTGGAATGACCATTTCCGTGACGATATCCGCCGTTTCTGGCTGCGGGGCGATCTGTCACTGGGTCAGTTTGCCCAGCGTTTTGCTGCCTCCAGCGAGGTATTCAACCAACGTGGGCGCGCGCCTTATGTCAGCATCAATATGCTGACGGCCCACGACGGCTTTACCTTGCAGGACGTAGTGAGTTTCAAGGAGAAACATAACCAGCCTAACGGAGAGGGAAACCGTGATGGCAGCGACCAAAACTTTAGCTGTAACCACGGGGTTGAAGGCCTGATTGCCGACGAAACCGTTTTGCAACGCCGCCAGGCCAGCCAGCGAGCACTGCTTGCCACGCTGCTTCTGGCACAGGGGACACCGATGCTGCTGGCCGGTGATGAGCACGGAAATAGCCAGCAAGGCAACAACAATGCTTACTGTCAGGATAACGTAACCACCTGGCTCGACTGGGCCAATGCGGATGAGTCACTGACCGCATACACCGCCGCGCTGATCCGCTTGCGCCAGCAAATTCCTGCTTTGCAGGCAGACCGCTGGTGGCAGGAGGGAGACGGCAGCGTGCAGTGGTTAAACGCGCAGGGGCAGCCGCTCAGTGCGCAACAGTGGGAACAGGGCGATCGCTGCTTGCAGATCCGCCTGTCGCAACGCTGGCTGATGGTGATCAACGCCACCCAGCAGACCGTTGAGATGACGTTACCCGAGGGTGATTGGCAGGTTGTCGCCCCCTTCACTCAGGAAGATTCGCGGGCGGTTCTACCCGCCTGGTGCCAGGTTGCGCATTCGCTTTGCGTGCTGGTAGAGAAAAATTAA